The sequence GGATTTTAAATCAGAAACCGCACAGGGCTGGGGTTACTGCGTCTTCGGTAAGGTCAGTGCCGGCATGGACGTAGTCAACAAGATCAAGGCAGTAAGCACAGGTAACAAGGGCATGCATCAAGATGTGCCTCTAGAAGCTGTAATTATCGAGAAAGTGACCATTGCCGAATAAATCAGCTTAATGCGCACACTTTTTATAGGCGATCTGCATCTATCTGCAGATCGTCCTGATATTACACTCGCCTTCAATCAGTTTCTCGATACCCAACTCGATGATGCCGAAGCACTTTATATACTTGGCGATCTATTTGAAGTTTGGATCGGAGATGATATTGCCGAACCCTTCGCTAATGAATTAGCCGAAAAGCTCCACGGCATCTCACAGAATCTCCCCATATATTATATCCATGGGAATCGAGATTTTTTGATCGGCCACCAATATGCGAAACGTTCCGGCATGATCTTGTTGCCTGAAGTCCATAGTCTTGACCTTTATGGTACTCCAACCGTGATCCTTCATGGCGATAGCCTCTGCACACTCGATAAGGCCTACCAAAGGTTCAGACGTTTCAGAAATAACCCGGCTATTAAGTGGATTTATTCACACTTGCCTAAGCACACTCGCCAAAATATTGCGACCAACATACGTGCTAAAAGTAAGGCGAGTAACATGAATAAAAGCTATACCATCATGGATGTTGAGAGCGATGCCGTCATTAAGCTAATGAATCATTGCGGCGCAACACAGATGATCCATGGCCATACACATAGACCCGATGTTCATCATTTAGGCAAAAATCAGGCAGGAATTGAGAAACGTCGAATTGTTGTCGGTGACTGGTACGAACAAGGCAGTGTACTTAGCGTATCGAAAGATAATCTAGCCTTAACCAGCCTCCCCTTTCAAGCTAACTAATTAACCAGTAATCACTTAACTAAGCAATGACTGGTTATCCCCCACTAAAAACTGCCCAAAGCGATGAAAAGACTTAATAGATATCAAAACTCTGGCGCGCCACTGTGAAATTTAAACTCAGGATCGGCAGATAAGATGAGCTCAGCTTCAGCCTGGCGAATGATGGCTATTCGATCACTTACAGGCACACTTTTCTTAGTCATAGCATTAGCCTGAATCAACTCAGCTAGCACCAAATAATCTTGATAATGTCTCGCCTCTGAACGTAATAAAGAAACATAGAATCGATTTAATTCATCGTCTAGGTATGGTGCTAGTTTTGCGAAACGCTCACAAGAACGAGCCTCGATAAAAGCCCCTATGATGAGCTTATCGACTAAGGCTGCAGGCTCATGGGTTCTGACTTGCTTCATCATGCCTTTTGCATAACGACCTGCAGTCATGTTCTGGTAAGGGATATCTCGTGCTTGCATGATCTCCAATACCTGCTCGAAATGGTGAAACTCCTCCTTAATAAGGCGAACCATCTTGCTTATAAGTTCTGAGCCATGTTCGAAGCCAGATTTAGCGACTAACTCCCCGACAAAATCATTTTTCTTACTGTCACGAGATAAAAAAGCATCTATATCTCTGTCTTTTTGATAAATGAATTCCTCATAAGGTTTTGCCCATTGAAGTAACAATTGACCGCTATCCTTATCGACTGCGTATTTCCTAATAAGAAACATCGCGGTTTGGGCCGCCTTTAACTCACAGTTACAGTGATCGATAAGTAAGTCAGATAAACTTTCCGACTTTTTTGCCACCTCAATCCAGGTGTCTGGTGTTTCACATCCTAAAAAAGCATGGATCGGGGCTAACAATTGCTGCATGGACTCTCTTCTCGAAGTAATTAAATGTCATTTTGATAGATGCAATATTCTAGCATTGACTCAGCCAGACTTAGGGATCTAATTTAATCGTTTTTTATTCACTTGAATGATTAATCCAGAAGTTTGAACTCGATCAAACAAACAGAAACACAGACTTAGAAACAAATAATTAACAAGTAAGACAAGTTCAGCTTGACTAAGGGGTCATTTTGTTCAATAAATAAACTTATACCAAAGCAATTCTTGAGAATATGAGCTAGAAATTAATAAGAGCATAGATTGGCATTGGGTATCGTGAGCCGTAAGGTCTTTGGGAATGAGACCAATAGGCATGTAGGCTCGTCTGAAGTTTGGCGAGCAAAAGTTAAAGCTGAACAAGGATAATTATAATGATATTGAATCACTTAATGGGACTCTACACTCATCCAAAGGAAGAGTGGCACACAATTGAGCAAAATCATGAAGCACTGAAGAGTAGCCTGAGCCATATCTTACTCATTGCACTCATCCCAGTGATCTGCACCTTTATCGCTGCAACTGAACTGGGATGGAACCTAGGTGTTGGTGATCGTCTCTTCTTGACACAAGAAAGTGCACTCTTAATGTCCGGAGGCATGTATTTTGGACTCATTGCTGGTGTATTTGCACTGGCTTACTTGGCTTTTTGGATGGCGAAGACATTCGATGCAGACCCTAGCTATACTCAAGCACTCGAACTCGCATCTTACACGGCAACACCACTATTTATGGTGGGACTCGCCGCATTGTATCCATCAATTTGGTTTGTGATGGTCGTTGGCTTCTTCGGACTCGCCTACTCGGTTTATCTGCTCTATACCGGTGTACCAATCATCATGAATATTCCTGAAGAGAAAGGATTCATCTATGCCAGCTCAGTAGTCACTGCAGGCCTGGTATTACTCGTCGCCTTGATGGCATCGAGCGTTATCCTCTGGAGCTTTGGATTTGGCCCTATGTATCAATAAACAGCAGCGAGCTCAAGACAAAGCTAAGAGTAGCGAATTAACTCGTAGCTCAATCAGTGTCCCGTCCTGAAATAGGTTGACGGTTTTATTAGACCAGTAGCACATGCTTCTGGTCTTTTTTATGCACTTGATTTGGGGTTTTCATTCCCAAGCTTAAGTGCGGCCTCATTTCATTGTATATATAAACTGACTCTTCAACGAGCCGTTTTAGCTCATCAATGTTACTGCATGGGTATAATAAAAATTCCTGCTTCAATATACCGTTAATTCTCTCTGCCAGTGCATTTTGATAGCAGTCATATCCATCTGTCATTGACGGTCTGATATCACTTGCTTTTAACGCTGATTGATAGACTCCAGAGCAATACTGTAACCCTCTATCTGAGTGGTGAATTGCTTGACTCGGATATTGACGATTGTTGACTGTCATATCGAGCGCTTTAACCACATCTGTTGCTTTCATCTCATCACTAAGCTCATAGCCCATGATTTTTCGGCTATATGCATCAGTCACCAGCCATAAGTAGTGAACACCTTCTTCTGTTTGAATATAGGTTATGTCACTAACAAACACCTCCTCTGGTGCCGCAGGTTTAAACTCCTTAAGTAAGTTGGGATGCTTCTTCATCCAATGCTTGCTGTTCGTTGTTTTTGTATAGCTACGTTTAGCTTTAACCAGCAAGCCCTCTGATTTCAAATGAGCAAAGAAGTTATCTCTTCCAAGCTTAATCCCTTGCTCGATAAGTTTTGGTTTGAGTAAAAAGTACAGCTTTCTACCGCCTATTCGCGGCATAAATCGGCGTAAATCTAAAACCATTGCCTTTACCGGAGCGAGTTCAACAGCACGATAGTTCGCCCTAGATTCTTTTTGATAGATACCTTGCCTTGATATGCCAAGTAGCTCGCAAGCACGACTTAAGCTTGCTACTTTCTGTTTTTGAAGGCTTCTCGCTCCTTGGCTAAGTACTTTTTTCTCAGGCCTGCTCCGTACTCTGCATCTATGATATCAACAGCCTCATTGAGTAGTAGGTTACGTAAGTGCTCATCTTCCAACTGCTTTTCAAGACGTTTAATTGTCTGGGCAGGTGTTTCTTTGGCTTTTAGAGTTTTAGGCATGGTCATCCTCGGTGGTTGAGTCCAATTCATCTTACCGTGTTTTCTGAGCCAGGTAAGTACAGTTGAACGGCCTTGGATACCATAGATGCTTTGGGCTTGCTTATAGGTCATGTCGCCTTTTTCAACAGCGGCAACAACCTGCAATTTAAAGCCTAACGAATAATCTCGCTGTGTACGCTTACGATGTGTAGATACTGGAGTTGTCATAATTAAGTCCTAAATGTGTAAACACATTTCAGGACAAGACACAGAATACAAAAAAGGCTTTAGGGAAACCTAAAGCCTTTTTAATTTAGTCACTCTCTACTTACGGAGTCATTACTGAGATGAATCTCGCAGCGCTACCGTCAAGTTGAAGATTAAGTTGTCGGACGTTGAATCTTTGCTGTCTGCACAGAAGTATCCTTCGCGCTCAAACTGATACGCCTTCTCTGCTTCAGCATTAATAAGCCCAGCTTCAACAACACCATGCTTAACAACAAGAGAGGAGGGGTTTAGCACCTCATTTACGGTTTCAGCAGCAGCTGGATTAGTATCAGTAAAAAGCCTGTTGTATAGGCGGAACTCGGCAGGTTTGGCACTGCTTGCTTCGACCCAGTGAATAACACCTTTCACTTTACGCCCATCAGCTGGATTGACACCTAAGGTCTCATTGTCATAAGTACAATAGATAGTGGTGATGTTACCTTCTGCATCTTTGTCACAGCGCTCAGCTTTAATGACATAAGCATTACGTAGGCGTACCTCTTTACCTTGAACAAGACGCTTATACTTCTTGTTAGCTTCTTCACGGAAGTCATCGGCATCGATAAACAGCTCACGACCAAATATGACCTCCCGCTTACCCAACTCTTCTTTGCTTGGGTGAATAGGCGCATTCAAGGTCTCAACTTGCCCTTCTGGGTAGTTTTCGATAATCACTTTAACCGGATTAATCACAGCCATTGCACGCGGTGCATTATCATTGAGTTCTTCGCGAATACAGGCATCTAACATAGCAACTTCAACCATGTTGTCTTGCTTAGTCACGCCGATACGCAGGCAAAACTCACGTATGGATGCCGCAGTGTAACCACGACGGCGCAGTCCTGCCAAAGTTGGCATACGTGGGTCGTCCCAGCCATGTACCAGCTCACGAGTAACCAAGTCATTTAGCTTACGCTTGGACATCAAGGTGTATTCAAGATTCAACCTGGAGAACTCATATTGACGAGTTCTGTTAGGTGCTTGAAAATCATCTAAATGATCAAGTACCCAGTCGTACAAACGACGGTTGTCTTGAAACTCTAATGTACATAAAGAGTGACTGATATCCTCTATAGCATCCGAGATACAATGAGTAAAATCATACATTGGGTAGATACACCACTTATCACCCGTTTGATGATGGTGAGCGAAACGAATGCGGTAGATGATAGGGTCGCGCATGCACATAAAAGACGATGCCATATCGATCTTAGCTCTTAACGCACATTCACCTTCTTTGAACTCACCCTTGCGCATCTTCTCAAACAACTCAAGGTTCTCAGCCGCTGAAGTTTCACGGTAAGGACTGTTCTTACCCGGTGCTTTCAATGTACCGCGATACTCACGTGTCTCTTCACTGTTTAGGAAGCAGACATAAGCTAAGCCCTTAGTGATCAACTCAACAGCATAGCCATGTAGCTGATCGAAGTAATTAGATGAGTAACGAATATCTCCAGACCACTCGAAACCGAGCCACTTTACGTCGTCCTGAATCGAATGCACATAATCGATATCTTCTTTTTCAGGATTCGTATCATCAAAACGTAAATTACATTGGCCCTTGTAATCCTTAGCTATACCGAAGTTCAAGCAGATAGATTTAGCATGACCGATATGAAGAAAGCCATTTGGCTCAGGTGGGAAACGAGTATGCACACTGGTGTGCTTACCGCTTTCGATGTCTTCATCTATGATGTTACGAATGAAGTTACTGGGACGAACTTCGCTGTCCACATGACTCATGTGATTCCTCTTAGAGAACGCTGGCCAGCCATTAGCCTACTTGTATATACAATTAGCTGAATGGGATGGCATATTTAGATGTAATTGGAAAGATGATCCACTATCTCAGTGCCAGATACAACGCCTGATAGCAAAAAACATCAACAAAAATCCATATAATAAAAAAGCAGCGAATAAACGCTGCTTTTTTCATAATCGTCGACGGTAACTTGCTTGTTATGTGATCACTTTTACATCAAGTGTCGTCATCTCAGTCCGTTTGGCTTTCACCTTCAACCAAACATAGAAAATTGCCAGCGCACTGATAAAGAATCCTATCCACAGACTCGATGAAAGCGGATGGTCACTGAATGTTGCCGCCTGATAGAAGACCGTCGCCGTGCCATAAGCTAAGGCAAAGGTCCAAACCCCGGCAAATGCAGCCCAGCGTCCACCGAACTCTCCCACTAACGCGCCCATTGCCGCGACACATGGTGTATAGAGTAAAATAAATAACAAATAGGCAAAGGCTGCCGTGATCCCGGAGAAACCAGCCTGAAGCGCGGTGAAAGTCGAAGTATCCACCTCCAACTCTTCCGATGCGGCTTCTACCGAAGACACATCCCCCACAGAGATAGACAAGGGATCATCGAGTGCAATACCGAACAAGTTTTCCGGAATGGTACTTAAGGCTTCATTGAGTGTTTCAGAAAACGGTGCTAGCTCTTCATCACCCGAACCAGCTGTGCTATACAAGCTGTTCAGAGTACCGACGACCGCTTCTTTGGCAAATATACCTGTGATAATACCCACAGTAGCTGGCCAGTTATCTTGCTCAACTCCCATGGGACCGAAAAATGGCGTCACTTTCTGGCTGGCAACACTGAGTACAGACGCTGAGCTATCTTCATGACCAAAGGTACCGTCTACGCCTATGGCATTGACGAAGTTTAGCAAGGTCACCACGATGACAATGGTCTTGCCCGCACCCAGTATAAAACTTTTAGTTCGTTTACCGGTTCGATTCATTACAGTCTTAAATTTGGGTTTCTCGTAACTCGGTAATTCCATCACCACAGCGCTGCTGCTACCAGGAAGCAAGGTTGAGCGCAGGAGTAACCCCGTGCCTACCGCGGCTAATATTCCTATGATATAGAGTAAGAAAACCAGGTTCTGTCCTGACTCAGGGAAAAAGGCGGCGGCAAACAGCGCATACACAGGAAGCCTTGCACCACAGGACATAAACGGCGCCATCATACCTGTCACTATACGCTCACGTTCACTTCCTAAGGTACGTGTGGCCATAATAGCAGGTACTGAACAACCAAATCCCACGATCATAGGCACGAAGGCCTTACCCGGCAGACCGATGCGACGCATAAGGCCATCGACAACAAATGCCGCACGAGCCATATAACCCGAACCCTCAAGCACAGATAGCGCTAAAAACAAGGCCGCGATAACAGGAATAAAGGTCGCTACAGTTTGAATACCTTGTCCAATACCACCAGCAATGATAGTCACCAGCCAAGCCGGCGAGCCCAAGCTAGACATAAATGCGCCTAGGTGATCGACAAATATTGCGCCAGCGGTAATATCAAAGAAATCAATAAACGCACTACCCACATTGATACTGAACATGAACATCAGATACATGACAAACAGAAATACCGGTACGCCAGCCACAGGGTGAAGAATCACCCTGTCTAGTTTGTCACTCAGGGTTTCACTGCCATCCGATGATACAGAGGAGTCGTAGACACTTTGAACGAAGTCGAAACGTGTGGTTGCCACCATGACTTCTATATCTTGTCCTTGCCTAGAAATCGACTCGGAACACTCATTAACTTCATCGTGCATCTGGCCATTCTTACACTGACCACAGCCTATTCCATTGGCCAACATGGCGAGCGCGCGGCCACGACTTAAACTTGTATCACTGGATAATAAACTCGAAACACCAGTCTCAATGCTAGCGTCGTAATTAAGAATCAAGGCTTTCTCAGACACCCTACCTTCAAGTAAAATCACAACTTGCGCCTTCACTTTCTCGATATCGACTTCATCTCTTGAGCAAACACCCACAACCGGACAGCCTAAGGTTTTGCTCATCTGCTCAACATCGACTTCAATGCCGTGGCTCTTGGCCGCATCTATCTTGTTGAGCACGACAACCATGGGAATGCCGAGCTCACGCAGTTGAATCGTGAGGTAAAGGTGTCGCTCAATATTGGTTGCATCGACAAGGTTGATGATGCCGTCTATCTGCTGTTCAGCGAGGAACTGCTGCGCAATCTGCTCATCCAACGAGCAGTCACAACTTTTACCGGCAGGCAATAAATCATAGATACCAGGAAGATCGGTTAGAGAAACATCGGTATCATTTAAGGTAAATACACCTGTTTTCTTCTCTACGGTAACACCGGACCAGTTACCAACCTGTTGATTGGCTCCCGTAAGTGCATTAAAAAGTGTCGATTTACCCGCATTAGGATTACCGACAGTAACACAATGAAATTGCTTAGCCATTCGTAGGTACCGCCTCAACTTTTTCAACACTAACTCTATCTACATCAATAATATCAGCAAGATCTCTACGCATGCATAATCGGCTTCCTCGAATATCGAGCAAGAGGCCGGATCCCATGGGAGCTTTACGGATCATGTAGAATGACGTGTTTGGGGTGATCCCCATGGAAAGTAATTTTCGTTTAACAACCGATGGCAAACTCAACTGGCCAACTTCTGAAATCGTGGCATGATCGCCAGAGTTTAAATCGCTTAATTTCATTATGCTTTTATACCTTTAACAGGTCTCAATAATTCTTAAACTCGAACTAATTTTAACGGAGGAAAAAGAAGAATAACTTTACCTAGATCAACTTTCTGTATTGGAAACGATAATAGTTTTCAATTGTATTCTATATTATGTGACAAAAGTCCCAACTAATAAATGATTGTGATCAAATAAATCCACAGTGCAAATACGAATGATTACCACTCATGGGGATGGTAGATTTATTAACTGCACGCAATAGTGACTAAGATCACACTTTAGGTTTTTCCCTTCATAATCATCACTCTTTACTGGTCGAAACACCTGAAGTTGTGACTCAAGTGTAACACCCGTGTTCTATAGTTATATGTTAGTAAATTAGATGATTACTAACATAACAATTATTAGCTAAATAGCGCTCAGGATGTGTGATGATGAACATGGGATCTGCTTGGACAAAAAGCAAGGCCTTACCTTGCCTGTTATTTTTATTCACGGTGTTTAGTTTAAATCTAGCGGCTGCCCCTTGGGATGATAAAGACCCTGCCGAAGTAGAAGCTATTCTCGACCAAAAATTTGCCGAAGGTAAATACTCCTCAAAAGGCGCTGACACTTGCCTGATGTGTCACAGAAAGAGTACCAAAGTGATGGCGCTATTTGACGGTGTCCATGGCAATGTCAACATCAAAGGCTCTCCTATGGCCGAATTGCAATGCGAAGCCTGTCACGGACCTTTAGGCAAACACAACCGAGGTGGCAAGGAGCCGATGATCACCTTTGGTATTAATTCGCCAGTTCCGACGCAAAAACAAAATAGTGTCTGCATGAGCTGTCACAATGATGATCAACGTATGGTTTGGAGTGGTAATCATCACGACAACGCCGATGTCAGTTGCGCCAGTTGTCACTCAGTTCACACGGGACACGATCCCATTAGTGACCGTAAAACTGAAGTCGAAGTTTGTACTTCATGTCACACCCAGCAAAAAGCCGATATCCATAAGCGCTCTTCTCATCCGTTAAAATGGCAACAGATGGTCTGTAGTGATTGTCATAATCCCCATGGAAGTTTAAGTGATTCTAGCCTTAAGCAGATGAGTGTGAATGAAAACTGCTATTCATGCCACGCAGAGAAACGCGGTCCAAAACTGTGGGAGCATTCACCAGTCACCGACAATTGCGCCAATTGTCATAACCCCCATGGTAGCGTGAATGAAGCCATGCTGATCAGTAAACCACCTCAGCTATGCCAGAGTTGCCACGCTTCAGACGGCCATGCATCAAACCCAGTATTTGCCAATCAAAAGAATGCCTTCAATGCAGGCCAATCTTGTATGAACTGTCATAGCCAAGTCCATGGTTCTAATCACCCGTCCGGCAAGCTACTACAGCGTTAATAGGGAGTAAATGATGAAACAGAATATGATGAATACCCTAGCGCAACACTCGATAAAAATGAGCATAGTAGCAATCGCCATTACTGGTGTATTTTCCCCCGCCATGGCCGATGGCTACGGCCTGACACAAGTGAATCGTACCCACTTAAAACTTGATAAGTGGGAATGTAAGCGCTGCAAGGTTTCAATTGACGCCCAAGGCAGTATCGGTACAGGTGTTGCTTATAATGACGGTTCAGATAGCCACTTCGGGAATTCTAGCGGAACAGATAAAGACGGTATCCTAGGCCACTTAGATGCCAACGTGACGTTAAAGAGTGAGTCTGGTTACCGCACCGAAATTTTGGCAGATAAACTCGGTTATGACAATGGCAGTGCAGCACTGACCACTGGTAAACCTGGACAATATGAAGTCGCTTTTGGCTATCGAGGTATCGCAAATTACGATACTGACAGGGCTATGACACCTTATAGGGTAAAAAGTGATGCCATGATCCTTGCTGAAGACTGGCAAACAGGTGCCACTACAGGGCAAATGGTTTCCCTAACCAATAGCGTTAAACCAGCTGAGCTAATGACACAGCGTGACAGGTTTTCTCTGGATGCACATTATAAAGGCAATTTCTATAAAGCTGAGCTGAATTATCAGCACGAAGTACGCTCAGGACAGCGTGCCTTTAGCGGTAACTTACTCACAAACAGTGCCATGTTGGCACAACCAATCGATGACTCCATCGATAATCTAGGGGCAAAAATCTACTTCAATGGCGATGGCTGGCTTGCGGGCATAGATACCATGATCAGCCTATATAATAACGATCATGATGCACTAAGCTGGGATTCAGCGTTTAGCCCAACCTTTGGCGCAGCCTATTCGGGCCAAAGTGCAACAGCACCAGATAACAAGGCCTACCGAATAGCGGGCAATGCGCAATTTAGCGACAATGGCCAACAAATTCTAATGCATTCAGGTTTTAGCCGCTTCACCCAAGAGCAAACATTTCTACCAGCGACGATTAACGGCCCCTCTCCAGATTTACCTACTGCCAATCTGGATGGTCAAGTCGATATGATTGAAATGACCATTAAGTATTCGGGGCGTATAACCAGTGAGTTAAGTTTACGTGCCAGCTATGACTATAAAGACAGGGATAATAAAACAGAGGTAAATGATTATCCTCAGGTGATCACCGACAGCTACTTTGCAGGTACAGCTGCAAACCCTGACTATGATCGCACCCGTCAAAAGGCAAAACTTGCGGCTAAATACAGATTTAGTCGTAATGTCTATCTCGATGTCGGTTATGAATATGATCATAACAATTATAGTGGTTTGGACAGGGATACATTACATGAGTCCAGCATATATGGACGTTTACACTATCGGCCTTCTCAATCATGGTCATTTGGCTTTAAAGCCAAAGCACAAGATAGAAGTGGCAGTGAATACAAGCCAGTCAGTAGAACAGATAGCCCCAGCAATCCATTACTGAGAAAAACCTATCTTGCAGATAGAGAACTTCAAGAATATAAGCTCTCGGCAAATTACACCGGCTCAGCATCATTCTCAGCCTCTGCAAATCTACACATCAGCCAGCAAGACTATACCGACACCCAAATCGGCCTAACCGATGTCGACACTTCCGGTTATGACATTTCTGGCCAATATCTTATCAATGAAGATCTGAGCTTCAACGCTTTTCTCAACCAGGACTGGCGTGAGAGCGAACAAGCCAGTAGCAGTAACTTCAGTACACCTAACTGGTACGCGAATGCGGATGAGCAATCCACTGTCGTCGGTCTTGGAATGCTCTACCAAAACCTATTGGATAAGCAGTTATCTCTGGGGGTCGACTACAACTATTCAGATGGCCAAAGTGACACCGAAGTCACCCAAGGCTTAACGACCCCTTATGGTGCTTATTTCTCCACCAGCCATAACGTAAATGCTTTCGCCGATTACCAAATGAGTGAATCAATGGGTATACGCTTCGATTGGATTTTTGAACAGTATCAGGATGCCGACTGGAGTAACCAGGGCTTGAGTGTTGATTCCATTCCAAATGTATTGATATTTGGCGATCTCAGTCATGACTACAATGCTCATTACTTCGGAGTGACATTGAGCTATCAGCTATAAAGATTAACGATAAATATAAGATTTAAATGATTTATTTAGTAGCCGTTTTTTAGAAAACCAGTGAGTGAGGATGTTCCAAGGAAGAGATGATGAAACTAATGACCAATCTAATGTGTGTATTTAACGTAAAACACTCAGGACCGCTTATCCTTGCTGTACTCCTAACAGCGTGTGGAGGGGATGACGGAGAGCCAGGTAACCCAGGAAATCCTGGAGGCCCACCCGCTACCGATATCTCTTCACTTAAGGTAGAAGTCGGTGCAGTGACTTTAACCAATGGCGTAGCGACAGTTAACTACAGCGTCAACAACCAAGACGATGAGCCTGTTGTCGGCATTCCTAGCTCAACCTATATTGCCGCTCAGCTTCTCCCCCAAGGTTTTACCAATGCAGGAAACAGCAGTCAGTGGCAATACTTTACTTCTGAGAGTTGCACTACGACTTGTACTGGCGAGCTTATCGATCACAAGAATGGAAAATATAGCTATACCTTTAGCGCAGCTTTTGATGGCATGAATGAGATGAGCTATATGCCGGGGGCTACTCAGCGCATAATCATAAAAATTGGCGGAGATAGCCTACCTGACGGAACAGCATTACCAACAACTAACCAAAATTTCGATTGGCAAGACTCAGGCGCTCCAGCTTACACTCGTAATTTGATCGTAATGGAGACGTGTAACACCTGTCACAACGATCTCGCTTTTCACGGTAGCAAGTACAACGAGGTTGAAACCTGTGTGACTTGCCACAGTGAAGGTAAAGTGAGTAGCAATGACAATATCTTCCCCCAGATGATACACAGTAAACATCTGACAGGCTTCCCGGGCTCCTTGGCTGATTGTCAAACTTGTCATGCCGACGATGAAACACTGACTGAAAATATGAACTGGGCCCGTGTGCCGGGAATGGAAGCATGTGGTTCATGTCATACCGATATTAACTTCCCAGCAGGTGAAGGACACCCAGCCCAAGTCGATAACAGCAATTGCGTGGCTTGTCATAATCCCGATTGGACCATGAGTGTACATGATGGGGGTAACGATGAGGCATTAGCGCAATTTAATGCCCAAATAACCGCTGCTAGCCTATCTGGCACCACAGTCACTTTCAGTATCAAACTGACCAACCCAGAGACGGGTGAAGTATATACTGACAGTGTAGACAAACTTAATTTCGTCTCCAGTTTAGGGATAGAAACCAACTGGGGAACCAGTTTTGACTATTCCAGCAATTCAGCAAAACGATTAACAATAAGCAGTGATGCTCCTGATTCTGGCGCCGATGGCATATACACCTATCAAGTAACGGGGCTAACCATCCCCGCAGGAAGTGAGACAGATAAAGGCACAATTGTAGTCAAAGGCAGCATCTGTGCTAATGGTAATCAATTAGCGGACTGTGAACTGGACACGAGTACCGCTTTAGTTTTACAAGCCAGTCATGA is a genomic window of Shewanella psychrophila containing:
- the glnS gene encoding glutamine--tRNA ligase yields the protein MSHVDSEVRPSNFIRNIIDEDIESGKHTSVHTRFPPEPNGFLHIGHAKSICLNFGIAKDYKGQCNLRFDDTNPEKEDIDYVHSIQDDVKWLGFEWSGDIRYSSNYFDQLHGYAVELITKGLAYVCFLNSEETREYRGTLKAPGKNSPYRETSAAENLELFEKMRKGEFKEGECALRAKIDMASSFMCMRDPIIYRIRFAHHHQTGDKWCIYPMYDFTHCISDAIEDISHSLCTLEFQDNRRLYDWVLDHLDDFQAPNRTRQYEFSRLNLEYTLMSKRKLNDLVTRELVHGWDDPRMPTLAGLRRRGYTAASIREFCLRIGVTKQDNMVEVAMLDACIREELNDNAPRAMAVINPVKVIIENYPEGQVETLNAPIHPSKEELGKREVIFGRELFIDADDFREEANKKYKRLVQGKEVRLRNAYVIKAERCDKDAEGNITTIYCTYDNETLGVNPADGRKVKGVIHWVEASSAKPAEFRLYNRLFTDTNPAAAETVNEVLNPSSLVVKHGVVEAGLINAEAEKAYQFEREGYFCADSKDSTSDNLIFNLTVALRDSSQ
- a CDS encoding UDP-2,3-diacylglucosamine diphosphatase, encoding MRTLFIGDLHLSADRPDITLAFNQFLDTQLDDAEALYILGDLFEVWIGDDIAEPFANELAEKLHGISQNLPIYYIHGNRDFLIGHQYAKRSGMILLPEVHSLDLYGTPTVILHGDSLCTLDKAYQRFRRFRNNPAIKWIYSHLPKHTRQNIATNIRAKSKASNMNKSYTIMDVESDAVIKLMNHCGATQMIHGHTHRPDVHHLGKNQAGIEKRRIVVGDWYEQGSVLSVSKDNLALTSLPFQAN
- a CDS encoding IS3 family transposase (programmed frameshift), whose translation is MTTPVSTHRKRTQRDYSLGFKLQVVAAVEKGDMTYKQAQSIYGIQGRSTVLTWLRKHGKMNWTQPPRMTMPKTLKAKETPAQTIKRLEKQLEDEHLRNLLLNEAVDIIDAEYGAGLRKKLLSQGARSLQKQKVASLSRACELLGISRQGIYQKESRANYRAVELAPVKAMVLDLRRFMPRIGGRKLYFLLKPKLIEQGIKLGRDNFFAHLKSEGLLVKAKRSYTKTTNSKHWMKKHPNLLKEFKPAAPEEVFVSDITYIQTEEGVHYLWLVTDAYSRKIMGYELSDEMKATDVVKALDMTVNNRQYPSQAIHHSDRGLQYCSGVYQSALKASDIRPSMTDGYDCYQNALAERINGILKQEFLLYPCSNIDELKRLVEESVYIYNEMRPHLSLGMKTPNQVHKKDQKHVLLV
- the miaE gene encoding tRNA isopentenyl-2-thiomethyl-A-37 hydroxylase MiaE, with the translated sequence MQQLLAPIHAFLGCETPDTWIEVAKKSESLSDLLIDHCNCELKAAQTAMFLIRKYAVDKDSGQLLLQWAKPYEEFIYQKDRDIDAFLSRDSKKNDFVGELVAKSGFEHGSELISKMVRLIKEEFHHFEQVLEIMQARDIPYQNMTAGRYAKGMMKQVRTHEPAALVDKLIIGAFIEARSCERFAKLAPYLDDELNRFYVSLLRSEARHYQDYLVLAELIQANAMTKKSVPVSDRIAIIRQAEAELILSADPEFKFHSGAPEF
- a CDS encoding Yip1 family protein, giving the protein MILNHLMGLYTHPKEEWHTIEQNHEALKSSLSHILLIALIPVICTFIAATELGWNLGVGDRLFLTQESALLMSGGMYFGLIAGVFALAYLAFWMAKTFDADPSYTQALELASYTATPLFMVGLAALYPSIWFVMVVGFFGLAYSVYLLYTGVPIIMNIPEEKGFIYASSVVTAGLVLLVALMASSVILWSFGFGPMYQ